A stretch of Triticum aestivum cultivar Chinese Spring chromosome 1D, IWGSC CS RefSeq v2.1, whole genome shotgun sequence DNA encodes these proteins:
- the LOC123182009 gene encoding uncharacterized protein Cbei_0202, with protein sequence MALHTVSGIKLPPFSLPPPHLHLGANPGGGGISSGLYASSAFPRRRCGALAAVVRCARRTGKRRYPSEKKRLDRRHKEQLRQTAPEEGGVAREAGFWRLSKLAVPASDDPGKDFLGVSPPLLQAIAKALKFPVASMLPEEAFSVIRKSFDARKILKEPQFVYTVDVDAKKLLDMEPRTWDFIARLEPRLGIVEYMSDERVATDLISMLNVHNKVSDDEHGIRDTVNNGSISPTRMKPRVAIVGSGPSGLFAALVLAELGAEVTLLERGQPVEQRGRDIGALAVRRILQSESNFCFGEGGAGTWSDGKLVTRIGKNTDGVQAVMKTFVHFGGPPNILIDGRPHLGTDKLVPLLRNFRHHLRELGVAIRFNTRVDDFIVEGGQVKGVVVSDSNLQPGSVDQKLSFDAVVLAVGHSARDTYSMLLRHNVDVTPKNFSVGLRIEHPQELINNIQYSELAAEVQKGRGRIPVADYKVVKSIGEGDVKNDIEQVDQNRSCYSFCMCPGGQVVLTSTNPLELCVNGMSFSRRASKWANSALVVTVSSHDFEPFQSHGSLAGVEFQREYERRAAMMGGGNFVVPAQCVTDFISNKLSVTTLPPSSYRLGVRPSKLHELFPPYITEALQQSIMMIDKEMPGFISSEALLHGVETRTSSPLQISRHRETYESTSLQGLYPIGEGAGYAGGIVSAAVDGMYCGFALAKQLSLFAGDIEAIFGKAQKQTGSVKY encoded by the exons ATGGCGCTTCACACTGTCTCAGGCATCAAGCTCCCACCCTTCTCCCTCCCGCCTCCCCACCTCCACCTGGGCGCGAaccccggcggcggcggcataaGCAGCGGCCTCTACGCGAGCAGCGCATTCCCGCGACGCCGATGCGGCGCGCTCGCCGCCGTCGTGCGCTGCGCGAGGCGCACGGGCAAGCGGCGGTACCCGTCGGAGAAGAAGCGGCTGGATCGGCGCCACAAGGAGCAGCTCCGCCAGACCGCCCCCGAGGAGGGCGGCGTGGCCCGGGAGGCTGGCTTCTGGCGGCTCTCCAAGCTCGCCGTCCCCGCCagcgacgaccccggcaaggacttCCTCGGCGTCTCCCCGCCGCTCCTCCAGGCCATTGCCAAGGCCCTCAAGTTCCCG GTCGCTTCTATGCTCCCTGAAGAGGCCTTCTCTGTTATCCGCAAGTCATTTGATGCACGCAAG ATTTTGAAAGAACCTCAATTTGTTTATACTGTTGATGTGGATGCTAAGAAGCTTCTGGACATGGAGCCAAGGACATGGGATTTTATTGCTAGACTGGAACCCAGGCTTGGAATTGTAGAATATATGTCCGATGAGAGGGTAGCAACTGATCTGATCAGTATGCTTAATGTTCATAACAAAGTCTCCGATGATGAACATGGTATCAGGGATACTGTTAATAATGGCTCGATCAGTCCCACACGAATGAAACCAAGGGTGGCAATTGTAGGAAGTGGTCCATCTGGGTTGTTTGCTGCCCTTGTGTTAGCTGAACTTGGAGCAGAGGTTACCTTATTGGAGCGTGGCCAACCTGTTGAGCAAAGAGGGCGTGACATTGGTGCACTAGCAGTTAGACGAATTCTCCAATCAGAAAGCAACTTTTGCTTTGGCGAG GGTGGTGCAGGTACATGGAGTGATGGGAAGCTTGTGACCAGGATAGGGAAAAACACTGATGGTGTTCAGGCT GTGATGAAAACATTTGTTCATTTCGGAGGTCCTCCAAACATTCTCATTGATGGAAGACCTCACTTGGGTACAGATAAACTTGTTCCTCTGTTGCGGAATTTCAGACACCACTTAAGAGAGTTGGGC GTTGCCATAAGATTTAATACTAGAGTAGATGACTTTATAGTGGAAGGAGGGCAGGTCAAAGGAGTTGTGGTTTCTGATTCAAATCTACAGCCAGGTTCTGTTGATCAGAAACTATCATTCGATGCAGTTGTGTTAGCAGTTGGGCACTCAGCTCGTGACACATACAGTATGCTTCTGAGGCATAATGTAGATGTAACCCCCAAGAATTTTTCT GTTGGTTTAAGAATCGAGCACCCCCAAGAACTGATAAACAACATCCAA TATTCTGAATTGGCTGCTGAAGTGCAAAAAGGGCGTGGGCGGATACCTGTAGCAGATTACAAGGTAGTGAAGTCTATTGGCGAAGGAGATGTGAAGAATGATATAGAGCAAGTAGATCAAAACCGCAGTTGCTATTCGTTTTGCATGTGTCCTGGAGGACAG GTTGTTCTAACTAGCACAAACCCATTGGAATTGTGTGTCAATGGTATGTCATTCTCACGGCGAGCGTCTAAGTGGGCAAACTCAGCTCTTGTGGTCACTGTATCATCTCATGATTTTGAACCATTTCAATCCCATGGTTCTCTTGCGGGCGTAGAGTTCCAG AGAGAGTATGAAAGAAGAGCAGCTATGATGGGGGGAGGGAATTTTGTTGTCCCTGCACAGTGTGTCACAGATTTCATCAGTAACAAATTGTCAG TTACAACTCTCCCACCATCAAGCTATAGGTTGGGAGTTCGTCCATCCAAACTCCATGAGTTATTCCCTCCTTACATTACTGAAGCTTTACAACAATCAATAATGATGATTGACAAAGAG ATGCCAGGCTTTATTTCTAGTGAAGCCTTACTTCATGGTGTAGAG ACTAGAACGAGCTCCCCCTTGCAAATTTCACGACACAGGGAGACATACGAGAGCACGTCACTGCAAGGGCTGTATCCAATTGGGGAAGGTGCTGGCTACGCAGGGGGCATAGTAAGTGCTGCTGTGGATGGTATGTATTGTGGTTTTGCTTTAGCAAAACAGCTTTCTCTGTTCGCTGGTGATATAGAGGCAATTTTTGGCAAAGCGCAAAAACAAACAGGTTCTGTAAAATATTGA
- the LOC123182010 gene encoding bZIP transcription factor 39, which translates to MAEPALLDPSSHFDLRHYPPGLFDPDLHLADDDDDLPLGNFGLGLGGAGGDCDDLDFDLPADFSVEDFLLRSPERSDSAEGSAAGSGPTASSSSPAASGTGSAVADASCEVKHEESDEGRSAAAPSWGLKRKPASPAPSSEAAKCRRSGDGEVSPSASASRPAVDSDEGGAVGEGEDTRRAARLIRNRESAQLSRQRKKRYVEELEEKVKSMNSVINDLNSKISFIVAENATLRQQLGSGGGNCAPPGMYPPGAVPGMHFPWVPGYAMRPHGSHVPLVPIPRLKPQQQVTATKATKKPENKKAVDSKSKSKTKTKKVASVSLLGLMLVMLVFGAFVPGFNHNFGLSGGSDNAMFRNFGQPHDRVVNVNNHGQAPKGGLNNSDMTGVDSGMMIGTDGSADQKHQPPLNSSETLPALLYVPRNGKHVKINGNLIIHSVLASEKAVAHGTSQHNRDQSGIDHKETSTAIARHLSLPGNNMNPQEKSPVDGPLPQWFREGMAGPILNSGMCSEVFQFDVSAATNSGGIIPASPAVNSSSVNATRKVPTPAPAYYGKLKNRRIMYNEAIPLTGKTANNTGPFNRTSESSKLPDKKPASSVVVSVLADPREAGDGDSDPRMTPKSLSRIFVVVLLDGVRYVTYSCTLPFKSASPHLVN; encoded by the exons ATGGCGGAGCCGGCCCTCCTCGACCCCTCCTCCCACTTCGACCTCCGCCACTACCCGCCCGGCCTCTTCGACCCGGACCTGCACCtcgcggacgacgacgacgacctgcCGCTCGGGAAtttcggcctcggcctcggcggcgccggcggcgactgCGACGACCTCGACTTCGACCTGCCCGCGGATTTCTCcgtcgaggacttcctcctccgcTCCCCTGAGCGGAGCGACTCCGCCGAGGGCTCTGCCGCCGGATCCGGCCCCACCGCATCCTCGTCCTCCCCCGCCGCCTCCGGCACCGGCTCCGCCGTCGCCGACGCCAGCTGCGAGGTCAAGCACGAGGAGTCGGACGAGGggaggagcgccgccgcccctAGCTGGGGCCTGAAGCGGAAGCCGGCGAGCCCCGCCCCCAGCTCGGAGGCGGCCAAGTGCCGCCGATCCGGGGACGGTGAGGTCTCCCCTTCCGCGTCGGCCTCGCGGCCCGCCGTGGACTCCGACGAGGGAGGCGCCGTCGGCGAGGGGGAGGACACCAGGCGGGCGGCGCGGCTGATACGGAACCGCGAGAGCGCGCAGCTGTCTCGGCAGAGGAAGAAGCGCTACGTCgaggagctggaggagaaggtcaAGTCAATGAACTCGGTCATAAACGACCTCAATTCCAAGATCTCCTTCATTGTGGCCGAGAATGCAACACTGCGGCAGCAACTCGGTAGCGGCGGCGGGAATTGCGCACCGCCTGGGATGTATCCACCGGGAGCAGTGCCCGGCATGCATTTCCCTTGGGTGCCTGGGTATGCCATGCGGCCTCATGGTTCCCATGTCCCTCTTGTACCAATTCCTCGGCTAAAGCCGCAGCAGCAGGTGACCGCAACCAAGGCCACAAAGAAACCAGAGAACAAGAAGGCCGTGgacagcaagagcaagagcaagaccaAGACCAAGAAGGTGGCAAGTGTTAGCCTTCTCGGTTTGATGCTTGTTATGCTCGTCTTTGGTGCTTTTGTTCCAGGGTTCAATCACAATTTTGGATTGAGTGGGGGAAGTGACAATGCAATGTTTAGGAATTTTGGTCAGCCTCATGATAGGGTAGTCAATGTCAATAACCATGGTCAAGCACCTAAAGGGGGTTTGAACAATAGTGACATGACTGGTGTTGATTCTGGAATGATGATTGGGACTGATGGCAGTGCTGACCAGAAGCATCAACCTCCACTTAACTCAAGTGAGACCTTGCCTGCTTTGTTGTATGTGCCAAGGAATGGAAAGCATGTCAAGATCAACGGCAATCTGATTATTCATTCTGTGCTTGCAAGCGAGAAAGCGGTAGCACATGGGACTTCACAACACAACCGTGACCAGTCAGGTATAGATCACAAAGAGACAAGTACAGCCATAGCTCGTCATCTATCACTGCCTGGAAACAATATGAATCCACAAGAGAAATCCCCGGTAGATGGACCATTGCCGCAGTGGTTTCGTGAAGGAATGGCAG GGCCTATCCTAAATTCTGGAATGTGCAGTGAGGTATTTCAGTTTGACGTTTCCGCTGCCACCAATTCCGGTGGCATAATACCTGCTTCTCCAGCTGTGAACTCCTCGAGTGTTAATGCTACTCGAAAGGTTCCAACACCAGCTCCTGCTTATTACGGCAAGCTGAAGAATAGGAGGATCATGTACAATGAGGCGATTCCACTCACTGGGAAAACGGCGAACAACACAGGGCCTTTCAACAGAACTTCTGAAAGCAGCAAGTTACCTGATAAGAAGCCAGCATCGTCGGTAGTTGTTTCTGTGCTAGCTGACCCCAGGGAGGCCGGTGACGGAGATAGCGATCCAAGGATGACCCCGAAGTCCCTCTCCAGGATATTTGTTGTTGTTCTCCTTGATGGTGTCAGATATGTCACATACTCCTGCACCCTTCCTTTCAAGAGTGCCAGCCCTCATCTTGTAAACTAA